A genomic stretch from Anabaena cylindrica PCC 7122 includes:
- a CDS encoding ThiF family adenylyltransferase, producing the protein MMKLDLSFAHSVPLMLPAHNHVEFIIVGAGGTGGFLIPSVARLMLEIEANSNKTASCIVVDPDIIEPKNIPRQNFQQSEIGLYKAEVLAARYSLALGVQISALAKPAEGIAKPFTKKIISVRWRKLTVIIGCVDNAAARAEISTCLDQNYSGSPPQIWWLDCGNHAGSSSGQVVLGSTNQFTLEGAFDHLEKPNFCINLPSPSRQHPELLTPLPEELNSTPLSCAEIQARKRQSLFVNQQVAVIAAEYLLALTLTGGLRKFATYFHNTTGSCRSLYTCVDSLLKFTNDEIISPSRSI; encoded by the coding sequence ATGATGAAATTAGACCTATCTTTTGCTCATTCTGTCCCGCTTATGCTACCCGCACATAATCACGTTGAGTTCATAATTGTGGGTGCTGGTGGGACAGGAGGTTTTTTGATTCCGTCCGTTGCTAGACTGATGCTAGAGATTGAAGCAAACAGCAATAAAACAGCTTCTTGTATAGTTGTAGATCCAGATATCATTGAACCTAAAAACATCCCCCGACAGAATTTTCAACAGTCGGAGATTGGGTTATACAAAGCAGAAGTTCTAGCAGCTAGATACAGTTTAGCATTGGGAGTGCAAATTAGTGCGTTGGCGAAGCCCGCCGAAGGCATCGCTAAACCATTCACTAAAAAGATTATATCAGTCAGATGGCGTAAGTTAACAGTTATTATCGGTTGCGTAGATAATGCTGCTGCGCGTGCTGAAATTAGCACTTGCTTAGACCAAAATTACTCAGGTTCTCCACCACAAATTTGGTGGTTAGATTGCGGTAATCATGCTGGTTCTAGTTCTGGACAAGTGGTGCTTGGTTCTACTAATCAATTTACCTTAGAAGGTGCTTTTGATCATCTTGAAAAACCGAACTTTTGCATTAATCTTCCCAGTCCTTCTAGACAACATCCAGAACTTCTAACTCCATTACCTGAAGAATTAAATTCAACACCTTTATCATGTGCTGAAATTCAAGCACGAAAACGCCAAAGCTTGTTTGTTAATCAACAGGTAGCTGTTATTGCTGCCGAGTATTTGTTAGCATTAACATTAACTGGAGGTTTGAGAAAATTTGCAACCTATTTCCATAATACTACAGGTTCTTGTCGTTCACTATATACCTGTGTAGATTCTCTTTTAAAGTTTACAAATGACGAAATAATTTCACCAAGTCGTTCAATTTAA
- a CDS encoding Mov34/MPN/PAD-1 family protein, producing MTIPGLINYQFATSTDLPPITGKMIEYWVAGNGVFIHAARQGLSACFPINQCSIRGLPHLTPYFYLQYPLVSARLTLQILQLAQNVGHQEILFYLCFTDGKWHLHTPEQTATSTSVTPVEATSLSYQTAMIEVHSHHSMSAQFSATDDEEEAGKFRIFAVLGEIFTNPHICVRLGTYSHFWQIPANWVFELPSCLTSNSVAST from the coding sequence ATGACTATACCAGGACTCATCAATTATCAATTTGCCACCAGCACCGACTTACCACCAATAACAGGCAAAATGATAGAATACTGGGTAGCTGGGAACGGAGTGTTTATTCATGCTGCACGTCAAGGACTGTCTGCGTGCTTTCCTATCAACCAATGCAGTATTCGCGGTTTACCCCATCTTACACCCTACTTTTACCTGCAATATCCCTTGGTTTCCGCTAGGTTAACGTTGCAAATCTTACAGTTAGCTCAAAATGTGGGACATCAAGAAATACTCTTCTACCTGTGCTTTACAGACGGAAAATGGCATCTGCATACCCCAGAACAAACTGCCACATCTACCAGTGTAACTCCAGTAGAGGCAACCAGCTTATCATATCAGACTGCAATGATTGAGGTACACAGTCACCACAGTATGAGCGCACAATTTTCTGCTACTGACGACGAGGAAGAAGCTGGAAAATTCAGAATCTTTGCTGTTTTGGGTGAGATTTTCACTAATCCCCATATCTGCGTGCGGTTGGGTACATACAGCCACTTTTGGCAAATACCTGCTAACTGGGTATTTGAATTACCAAGCTGTTTAACATCCAATTCAGTAGCATCTACATGA